From the genome of Pseudomonas sp. AB6, one region includes:
- the eat gene encoding ethanolamine permease, which produces MTTTTTLKPTLGTLHLWGIAVGLVISGEYFGWSYGWGAAGTLGFLITTLIVATMYTCFIFSFTELTTAIPHAGGPFAYSRRAFGEKAGLIAGIATLIEFVFAPPAIAMAIGAYLNVQFPELDPKLAAVGAYIIFMGLNILGVSIAATFELVVTVLAVLELLVFMGVVLPGFSFSNFALNGWSGADTFSVGSVPGIFAAIPFAIWFFLAIEGAAMAAEEAKDPKRTIPKAYVSGILTLVFLAIGVMVMAGGVGDWRQLSNINDPLPQAMKAVVGTNSSWMHMLVWIGLFGLVASFHGIILGYSRQFFALARAGYLPKSLAKLSRFQTPHRAILAGGVIGIAAIYSDGLVNLQGMTLTAAMITMSVFGAIVMYIISMLSLFKLRKTEPLLERTFLAPGYPIVPGIALFLALVCLVAMAWFNAVIGLVFLGFMVAGFIYFQLTAKQRSDAPADAMLTGI; this is translated from the coding sequence ATGACTACTACAACAACGCTCAAACCAACACTGGGTACCCTGCATTTATGGGGTATTGCAGTAGGACTGGTAATTTCCGGCGAATATTTCGGATGGAGTTACGGTTGGGGTGCGGCAGGGACGCTGGGGTTTTTAATCACTACGTTAATTGTCGCCACGATGTACACCTGTTTTATTTTCAGCTTTACCGAACTCACCACCGCGATTCCTCATGCGGGCGGCCCGTTTGCCTATAGCCGCCGAGCCTTTGGTGAAAAAGCCGGGTTAATCGCTGGCATAGCGACCTTGATCGAGTTTGTCTTTGCACCCCCCGCCATCGCCATGGCCATCGGCGCTTACTTGAACGTGCAGTTTCCAGAGTTGGACCCGAAACTCGCGGCCGTCGGCGCGTACATCATCTTCATGGGCCTGAACATATTAGGCGTTAGCATTGCCGCCACCTTTGAATTGGTGGTGACTGTATTGGCTGTCCTTGAACTGCTGGTTTTCATGGGCGTGGTCTTGCCTGGCTTCAGTTTTAGTAACTTTGCCCTTAACGGCTGGTCGGGTGCCGACACTTTTAGCGTCGGCTCGGTGCCGGGTATCTTCGCCGCCATCCCCTTCGCTATCTGGTTCTTTCTCGCCATCGAAGGCGCCGCCATGGCTGCCGAAGAAGCCAAAGATCCCAAGCGTACAATCCCCAAAGCTTACGTCAGCGGCATTTTAACCTTGGTGTTCCTGGCGATTGGCGTGATGGTCATGGCCGGCGGTGTAGGCGATTGGCGTCAGCTATCGAACATTAACGATCCGCTCCCGCAGGCGATGAAAGCTGTAGTCGGGACTAACTCCAGCTGGATGCACATGCTGGTATGGATTGGTTTATTCGGCCTGGTGGCGAGCTTTCACGGCATTATCCTCGGCTACTCTCGGCAGTTTTTCGCCCTGGCGCGTGCCGGCTACCTGCCAAAAAGTCTGGCTAAACTCTCGCGATTCCAGACACCGCACCGGGCCATTCTGGCCGGTGGAGTGATCGGTATTGCCGCGATCTACAGCGACGGCTTGGTTAACTTACAAGGCATGACCCTGACGGCAGCGATGATCACCATGTCGGTGTTTGGGGCCATTGTGATGTATATCATCAGCATGCTCAGCCTGTTTAAACTGCGCAAAACCGAACCGTTGCTGGAGCGTACCTTTTTGGCGCCGGGCTACCCTATCGTGCCGGGCATTGCGCTGTTTCTGGCATTGGTGTGTCTGGTAGCGATGGCATGGTTCAACGCAGTCATCGGTTTAGTCTTCCTTGGCTTCATGGTGGCAGGCTTCATCTACTTCCAATTGACCGCCAAACAACGCTCCGATGCTCCAGCGGACGCTATGCTGACAGGGATCTAA
- a CDS encoding aldehyde dehydrogenase family protein, which translates to MRYAHPGTEGSIVSFKSRYGNYIGGEFVPPVKGQYFENISPVNGKLIAEFPRSSAEDVDKALDAAHAAADAWGKTSVQARSLVLLKIADRIEQNLELLAVTETWDNGKAVRETLNADIPLAVDHFRYFAGCLRAQEGSAAEIDGNTVAYHIHEPLGVVGQIIPWNFPLLMAAWKLAPALAAGNCVVLKPAEQTPLGISVLMELIGDLLPPGVLNIVQGYGREAGEALASSKRIAKIAFTGSTPVGSHIMKLAAENIIPSTVELGGKSPNIFFEDIMQAEPEFIDKAAEGMVLAFFNQGEVCTCPSRALVQESIYPEFIKAVLKKVEQIKRGDPLDTDCMVGAQASEQQFDKILSYLEIAKGEGAELLTGGSVEKLEGDMAGGYYIQPTLLKGNNKMRVFQEEIFGPVVSITTFKDEAEAIAIANDTEFGLGAGLWTRDINRAYRVGRALKAGRVWTNCYHLYPAHAAFGGYKKSGVGRETHKVALEHYQQTKNLLVSYDTHPLGFF; encoded by the coding sequence ATGCGTTACGCCCATCCCGGAACTGAAGGCTCCATCGTTTCCTTCAAAAGCCGCTACGGCAACTACATCGGTGGCGAATTCGTGCCGCCGGTCAAAGGCCAATATTTCGAAAATATTTCGCCAGTCAACGGCAAGCTGATCGCCGAATTTCCACGCTCCAGCGCTGAAGACGTCGATAAAGCCCTCGATGCCGCACATGCTGCTGCCGATGCATGGGGTAAAACGTCGGTTCAGGCGCGGTCGTTGGTCCTGCTGAAAATCGCAGACCGTATCGAGCAAAACCTGGAACTGTTGGCCGTTACTGAAACCTGGGACAACGGCAAAGCGGTTCGTGAAACCCTGAACGCCGATATCCCATTGGCCGTCGATCACTTCCGTTACTTCGCCGGCTGCCTGCGCGCGCAAGAAGGCAGCGCAGCAGAAATCGATGGCAACACCGTGGCTTATCACATTCATGAACCACTGGGCGTGGTCGGCCAAATCATTCCGTGGAACTTTCCATTGCTGATGGCCGCCTGGAAGCTTGCACCGGCGTTGGCTGCCGGTAACTGCGTGGTGCTGAAGCCTGCCGAGCAAACTCCTTTGGGCATCAGCGTCCTAATGGAATTGATTGGCGACCTTCTGCCACCAGGCGTGCTGAATATCGTTCAGGGTTATGGCCGCGAAGCTGGCGAAGCACTGGCCAGCAGCAAGCGCATCGCCAAAATTGCTTTCACCGGTTCGACGCCTGTTGGCTCGCACATTATGAAGCTGGCGGCGGAAAACATAATTCCGTCCACCGTAGAGCTGGGCGGCAAATCGCCGAACATCTTCTTTGAAGACATCATGCAAGCCGAGCCAGAGTTCATCGACAAAGCCGCTGAAGGCATGGTCTTGGCGTTCTTCAACCAAGGGGAAGTTTGCACCTGCCCGTCGCGGGCACTGGTGCAAGAGTCGATTTACCCTGAGTTCATTAAAGCCGTGCTGAAAAAGGTCGAGCAAATCAAACGTGGCGACCCGCTGGATACCGACTGCATGGTTGGCGCCCAGGCCTCCGAACAGCAATTTGACAAGATTCTTTCGTACCTGGAAATCGCCAAGGGCGAAGGGGCCGAGTTGTTGACCGGTGGTAGCGTCGAAAAACTCGAGGGCGACATGGCTGGCGGTTATTACATCCAGCCGACGCTGCTCAAAGGCAACAACAAGATGCGCGTCTTTCAGGAAGAAATCTTCGGCCCAGTGGTCAGCATCACTACGTTCAAAGATGAAGCTGAAGCCATTGCCATCGCCAATGACACCGAGTTCGGCCTGGGCGCTGGCCTGTGGACCCGTGACATCAACCGCGCTTACCGCGTCGGCCGGGCACTGAAAGCGGGGCGCGTATGGACTAACTGCTATCACTTATATCCAGCACACGCTGCATTCGGTGGCTACAAAAAGTCCGGCGTAGGCCGCGAAACCCACAAAGTTGCACTAGAGCACTATCAGCAGACTAAAAACTTGTTGGTCAGCTACGACACTCATCCGCTGGGCTTCTTCTAA
- a CDS encoding ethanolamine ammonia-lyase subunit EutB: MAAFAHTVGAQTYRFDNLKELMAKASPARSGDFLAGIAALNDGERVAAQMALADTPLKHFLEEALIPYENDEVTRLIIDTHDTLAFATVSHLTVGGFRDWLLSDHANEDSLRALAPGLTPEMTAAVSKIMRVQDLVLVAQKIRVVTRFRGTMGLRGRLSTRLQPNHPTDEPAGIAASILDGLLYGNGDAMIGINPATDSTASIIALLEMLDAIIQRYEIPTQACVLTHVTTAIEVINRGVPLDLVFQSITGTEAANASFGINLNVLQEGYEAGLSLNRGTLGHNLMYFETGQGSALSANAHHGVDQQTCETRAYAVARHFNPFLVNTVVGFIGPEYLYNGKQIIRAGLEDHFCGKLLGVPMGCDICYTNHAEADQDDMDTLLTLLGVAGINFIMGIPGSDDIMLNYQTTSFHDALYARQTLGLRPAPEYEAWLAKMGIFTQADGRVHFGDSLPPAFRHALANLG; encoded by the coding sequence ATGGCTGCGTTTGCCCACACCGTCGGTGCCCAAACTTACCGTTTCGATAACCTCAAAGAGCTGATGGCCAAAGCCAGCCCCGCACGTTCGGGGGATTTTCTGGCAGGTATTGCGGCACTCAACGACGGCGAGCGAGTGGCCGCGCAGATGGCGCTGGCCGATACCCCGCTCAAGCATTTCCTTGAAGAAGCGTTGATTCCTTACGAAAACGACGAAGTCACCCGACTGATCATTGATACCCACGACACACTGGCTTTTGCGACCGTCAGCCACCTGACTGTCGGCGGCTTTCGCGACTGGTTGCTTAGCGACCACGCCAATGAAGACAGCCTACGCGCCTTGGCGCCCGGCCTGACCCCGGAAATGACTGCCGCCGTGTCGAAGATCATGCGCGTGCAAGATTTGGTGTTAGTGGCGCAAAAGATCCGTGTGGTCACCCGTTTCCGCGGCACTATGGGCTTGCGCGGGCGCTTATCTACCCGGCTGCAACCTAATCACCCTACCGACGAACCCGCTGGAATCGCCGCCAGCATTCTTGATGGTCTGCTCTACGGCAACGGCGATGCAATGATCGGCATCAATCCGGCCACGGACAGCACGGCGTCGATCATTGCGCTGCTGGAAATGCTCGACGCGATCATCCAGCGCTACGAGATTCCGACCCAAGCCTGCGTGTTGACCCACGTCACCACCGCGATCGAAGTGATCAATCGCGGTGTGCCTCTGGACCTGGTGTTTCAATCCATCACTGGTACTGAAGCGGCCAATGCCAGTTTCGGGATCAATCTGAATGTTTTGCAGGAAGGCTACGAAGCGGGTCTGAGCCTGAATCGCGGCACTCTTGGGCACAACCTGATGTATTTCGAGACCGGCCAAGGCAGCGCGCTGTCGGCCAATGCCCACCACGGCGTCGATCAACAAACCTGCGAAACCCGCGCCTATGCAGTGGCCCGGCATTTCAATCCGTTCCTGGTCAACACCGTGGTTGGTTTCATCGGCCCGGAATACCTTTACAACGGCAAACAGATCATCCGTGCAGGGCTTGAGGATCACTTTTGCGGCAAGTTGCTGGGCGTGCCCATGGGTTGCGACATCTGTTACACCAACCATGCCGAAGCCGATCAAGACGACATGGACACTTTGCTAACGCTGCTGGGCGTGGCCGGGATCAACTTCATCATGGGTATTCCGGGCTCCGACGACATCATGCTCAACTACCAAACCACGTCGTTTCACGATGCATTGTATGCGCGGCAAACCCTTGGCCTGCGGCCCGCGCCTGAATACGAAGCCTGGTTGGCAAAAATGGGCATCTTCACTCAGGCCGACGGCCGCGTGCATTTCGGTGACAGCCTGCCACCCGCCTTTCGCCACGCGCTGGCAAACCTTGGATGA